In Anaerolineales bacterium, the sequence GTGGCCTTCGGCCTGACCATTAAGCGCGTACCCGGCCCCGAGCGCGATGCCCGCGTGCGCGAAGCCTTGGAACTGATCCGCCTGGGCGACCTGGGCGGCCGCTACCCCAACCAGCTCTCCGGCGGGCAGCAGCAGCGCGTGGCCCTGGCCCGCGCCCTGGTCAACCGCCCGGCGGTGCTGCTGCTGGACGAACCCCTGGGCGCCCTGGACCTGAAACTGCGCGAACAGATGCAGCATGAGCTCAAGCAGCTCCAAAAGCGGGTGGGCATCACCTTCATTTATGTCACCCATGACCAGGAAGAAGCCCTGACGATGAGCGACCGCATCGCCGTGATGAGCGAAGGCCGTGTACAGCAACTGGGCACGCCTGAGGATATTTACAACTACCCCGCCAACCACTTTGTGGCTGACTTCATTGGCGACACCAACTTCATCGAGGGCCAGGTGGTTTCGCTGCATGAGAAGCACACTGTGCTGCAGGTGGGTCGTGAACAGGTCATCGCCGGCCCCAGCAAGGTGCGCCTGGCCCCCGGCGACAAGGTCACCATGGTCATCCGCCCCGAGAAGCTCAACATCACCCACGACAAAGGCGAAGCGCAGCCGCAGGAAGCGCCGCTTAGCAACGGCAACAGCCCCAACCGCGCCCTGATGAACGCCAAAGTCACCGACGAGGTCTTCGTCGGCACGGACAACCGCGTGTATGTGGCACTCAAGAGCGGGCCGGAGCTGGCCGTGCTGGTGCGCAATATGGACATCGACTTCAAGCCGGGCGACAAGGTTCGCCTGACCTACGACCCGGCGGACAGCCGCCTGCTGCCGGCCGCCCAGCTGGGCACGCTGGAAGAGGGCGGCAACGGGGACACTTCCGCCTAGTTTACGGCCCACGCGGCCTGTGCTCGTGCTACACAATAAAAAAGCCGCACCCGTTGGGTGCGGCTTTTTGCTTATTTGTTTCAGCTGCGACTATTCTTCTCGCAAGTAGAGCACAGGCTCATAGCTGGCTTCGCTGCCAGTGGGTGTGTAAATAGCCACACATTCGTAGAAGCCGTCCAAGTTCAACGTACACACCGTCTCAAGCATCTCGTGTGTACCATCTGGCAAGATGTAGAAGATGGTGTACGGCTCCGCACTGGTGAAGATTACCGTAAGGCTTGGGGTTCCCAAGTCCATGGGGATGCTGAGCTGCACCGCACCCGTGCCCTGAGGATCCTCGAAGGCCACACCATAGGCCTCATCATGGTCCGCAAAGGGCAACTCGGTCACAAGGATACGGCTGGCATCAATGCTACCGTCATGCGCCAGCAGGACGCCATTCAAATCCCAGAAGATATTGCTACCCGTCACGGGGATGAAGAAGCCGCCAGTCGCACCAGGCGAGCTAGGTACCTCAGGTTTCTCGATCGTGTCATCGTGGATGCTTGGGAAACGGTCACAGACATCGCCCTTGCCGTCGCCATCCTTGTCAGCCTGCTTCGGGTTGGCAATCGTCGGGCAGTTGTCCTCATGATCCGCCACGCCGTCACTGTCCGTGTCACTGTTCCCATTTGCAACCGTCAAGAACGGGCTGGTGATGACATTGCCACTAACCGTGTCGCAACCAGCAGTACCGGGGCCGGTGGAGCAGCCCCAGAAGTTGTTGGTGGCATCCACCGAGCCGACTGCATCGCTGTAGACACCTTCACCATTGCCAATGATGTTGTTGTAGTTGGCAATCGTATCTGACTGATTGGTCAAGATGCCATAATCGTGTCCAGAGATACTGGAGTTGGTCACGGTCACAGATGTATTGCCATCCACACTGCCGTAGACATAGACGCCTATCTCGCTGTTAGAAATTTTTGCATTGGTAATGGCAGCAGAGGCGCCAGTCGAATCACCAAAAATGATGATGCTGTACTGGCTGTTGCTGATCTGATCGCCGTCTAGCGTTACATCAGCATCATAAACATACAGCGCCGATTGATTGCCATCCAGTACGTTATTGCTTAGATTAGCTTCAACACCGGGATAGATCAGAATGCCACTGGATGTCCATGTAGGACCTGTGTAGTAGTTACCGGTAACTGTGTTGCCGCTAATCTGAGCGGTACTGTTGCCCGTCCCAACCTGAATGCCATTTTGAGCGATTACGCTGGTGGGGCCTTCACCGTGCACTTGATTGTCGGTAATGGTGATATCCAGATCGGAGCCAGAAATCACAATGCCCGCTTTTTGATAGTCTTGGATCACGTTGTTATCAATCACAATCACGCGGTCGGTGCCATCATCGTTGTAAACATAGATGCCAAGGCCATGCTGGCTGCCGGAGAAGCTAGCATCCATCACATTTTGGATGGTGTTGTTGATGATAGCGCCACCAGCATTTTTATAGCCCACACCAATAAACCGGTAATTGGCATTGCCTTTCTTGTCGCCGTCAATCGTAAAGCCATCGATGACCACATTATCGGCATCGTGCACGTAAATGACCGGTTTGTTTGTGCTGCCTGGCGAAGCAAAACTTTCCACCAAAACCGCAGGGGATTTAATAATTGCTCCCGAGCTGCCTTTGAGGGTCAGGTTCTTGTTGATCACAACCTGCTCAGTAAAGACACCCGCTTCAACATGCACGGTGGCTCCAACTGGAGCATTGTCCACGGCAGACTGAATAGGTGTGGCGCTGACATGGCAGACACCACCAGCATAACCGGCAGGCGCGACCCAGGTGGAGCAGTCAGCCTGGTAAGCAACCACCTGAGTCGAGTCTAGCGGATCCTCAAACCAGGGATCTGGAGCACTCAGAAGCTCCTCAGCCTCGACAGAAGCCAGATTGACAGGCTGGCCTTCGTCATTCACGAGTACAGATGCCGTTTCAGCCAGAACAACAATTGCGTCTGCCACGGTCTCTTCATTTTCTACCTGCTCTGTCTGATTTTCTTCTGGCAGAGTAGTTTCAGGAGTTACTTCATCTCCAGGTTCTTCTCCGTTTGCGTATGCCACACCAGGGACAGCCAAAGCGATGGATGCCACCAGTGCAAACACAGTAAAAATGCGGAAAAGCAGAAATTGCTGTCGTACCATATTTTCTCCCTTTGATCCCTTTGGGAAGCTGGCCTAAATTCCCCAGTTCGTCCCCAAGCTGGATACTTACAGAATTGCAAGCTTAATATACTATTAGTATACAGAAACGTCAACCGGTTAAAAAATAGGGGCTAGTCCTGTATGGCCAATGGCAGCGTTTGTACTTCAACGGGCAAGGACATTAAAGGGAGAAACACCCATCCAATTTCAGGCTCAACATCCAAAGTTTGAACCAAAAGCCATTCATGATCCTGACTGGCCCCCAGAACCAAAACTTCGACCCCGGGTTGCAGGATTGTCCAAAACGTGTAATTCACTCCTGGGCCTTGGCGTAAGTTCACACCGCCAGAATGAGACACATGCGCGTAAATAATCAGCGGGGTTTCAGTTGCCACAGCTACAGAAGTGGCTTTGGTTCCCGTAACGGGAATGACCTGGCTGAGTTCGAAAGAGGTTGGGGACGGTGTCAAAGTACTCCCCCGCAGGAGGATCATTTCTTCTTCTACCTGGGCCCGCATCTCCGACGTACCTTCCAGGCCCTGCAAAACCAAGCTCGACTCCGCCCCACCAACAAAGCCGAGAAGAATATCGATCACTCTGTCCATATACACAGTTTCCAAGCGCTTTAGCTCACCTAGACAACTTGGCACGACCAACTCTTCCACTCCGCGACGAATACTTTGCATCTCCCGGATCTGATTGCTGATCTCTACCCGGGGAACATTGATTGCCAGCTGTCTGACATCATCAAATTCACGTAAAGAAGAATCCAAGCGCCAATAGGCTGCAGGCAGATTTCCCGGCCCACAAATGATCTCCGCCTCTGGGAAAATTCTGGCAGCGGCCTCCCAATAGATGCCAGCAAAGAACCCTAACACAATACACAAAATGCCCAAAAAAGCCCGAGCCCAGAAGGATTTTTTCATTCAATACCCACTCTCCTCGGGTATTATACGGCAAGTATATTATCGATACCAATGCCTCCCTTCTTTTTCTATATAATCTTCTTTTAGTTGATGTTTTCGCCAATTAATTGGGGAAACCGAAGGGGTTTAGTATCCGCTGGGCTGAAAGTACCCAGCCCATCTGTAAGGCACCCCAATCAATGAACCAATTACCAGACCTATCCACTTGGCTGGAGGAGCAGTATCTTCTCTGGCAACAAGCCCAAGGCAAACGCACCACGCTGGCCCAATTTGCCAAATATTTGGGCATCTCTGGGCCGCTGCTAAGCCATTACATGAATGGCATTCGCAAACCCAGCGAAGAAAACATGAAAAAACTAGCCCAACATCTTAGCGCGGATATTTATGATATTCTTGGCCTCCAAAAACCCGACGCCAAGTTGCAGTTTATCTCGCGTAACTGGAACCGGTTGTCTGTACAGCAGCAACAAAGCCTGATAGAGGGAATGGAGAGATATCTTGAAAAGCAAAAGGGGCAAGAGAGAAAAAAATAAAGCCAAGCCTGACCTCAAAATGTTGCAATCCAATTGGGATAAGCTAAGTAAAGCCCAACGGTGGAATCTATTCTTGCGTTCCTGGTGGGCTGCCCTGCTGAAACCAATAAGTAAAAAAGACCCCTAAAGGGTCTTTTTTTATTGGCTCTCTTCCGCCAGTTGCTGGCGTTTCTTCGCCACGCGGTAACGCTCATTCATGTCCAGAATGCGCTTGCGGATGCGCAAGCTCTGGGGGGTCACTTCCAGCAGCTCGTCCTCGCCCAGGTATTCGATCGCTTCGTCCAGGCTCATCACACGCGGCGGGCTGAGGCGCTGCTCGATCTCGCCCTTGGTGTCGGCGCGCATGCCGGTCAGCTTCTTGGTCTTGCACACGTTGACTTCCATGTCCATGTCGCGCGGCTGCTCACCCACCACCATGCCGGCATACACCGGCGTACCCGCCGGAATGAACAGCACGCCGCGTTCTTCAGCGGCGCGCAGGCCGTAGGTGCTGGCTACGCCGTTCTCGAAGGCGATCAGCGAACCGCGCGCCCGCGAGGTGATCGTCCCCGCCATGGGCATGTAACCGTGGAAGATGGTGTTGAGGATGCCGGTGCCGCGGGTCGCGGTCAGGAACTGCTGGCGGAAGCCCAGCAGGCCGCGCGTCGGCGCAATATAGTGCAGCTGCACTGTGCCGCTGCTGGTTTCGTTCATCTCCTGCATCTCGCCGCGGC encodes:
- a CDS encoding right-handed parallel beta-helix repeat-containing protein, translating into MVRQQFLLFRIFTVFALVASIALAVPGVAYANGEEPGDEVTPETTLPEENQTEQVENEETVADAIVVLAETASVLVNDEGQPVNLASVEAEELLSAPDPWFEDPLDSTQVVAYQADCSTWVAPAGYAGGVCHVSATPIQSAVDNAPVGATVHVEAGVFTEQVVINKNLTLKGSSGAIIKSPAVLVESFASPGSTNKPVIYVHDADNVVIDGFTIDGDKKGNANYRFIGVGYKNAGGAIINNTIQNVMDASFSGSQHGLGIYVYNDDGTDRVIVIDNNVIQDYQKAGIVISGSDLDITITDNQVHGEGPTSVIAQNGIQVGTGNSTAQISGNTVTGNYYTGPTWTSSGILIYPGVEANLSNNVLDGNQSALYVYDADVTLDGDQISNSQYSIIIFGDSTGASAAITNAKISNSEIGVYVYGSVDGNTSVTVTNSSISGHDYGILTNQSDTIANYNNIIGNGEGVYSDAVGSVDATNNFWGCSTGPGTAGCDTVSGNVITSPFLTVANGNSDTDSDGVADHEDNCPTIANPKQADKDGDGKGDVCDRFPSIHDDTIEKPEVPSSPGATGGFFIPVTGSNIFWDLNGVLLAHDGSIDASRILVTELPFADHDEAYGVAFEDPQGTGAVQLSIPMDLGTPSLTVIFTSAEPYTIFYILPDGTHEMLETVCTLNLDGFYECVAIYTPTGSEASYEPVLYLREE
- a CDS encoding ABC transporter ATP-binding protein translates to MKPYAVELKQVSKVFSGLLRGEKNMAAVNNVDLQIRQGEFFTLLGPSGCGKTTTLRIIAGFEFPSSGEVYLNGELSNNLPPYKRPVNTVFQNYALFPHLTVAQNVAFGLTIKRVPGPERDARVREALELIRLGDLGGRYPNQLSGGQQQRVALARALVNRPAVLLLDEPLGALDLKLREQMQHELKQLQKRVGITFIYVTHDQEEALTMSDRIAVMSEGRVQQLGTPEDIYNYPANHFVADFIGDTNFIEGQVVSLHEKHTVLQVGREQVIAGPSKVRLAPGDKVTMVIRPEKLNITHDKGEAQPQEAPLSNGNSPNRALMNAKVTDEVFVGTDNRVYVALKSGPELAVLVRNMDIDFKPGDKVRLTYDPADSRLLPAAQLGTLEEGGNGDTSA
- a CDS encoding helix-turn-helix transcriptional regulator; the protein is MNQLPDLSTWLEEQYLLWQQAQGKRTTLAQFAKYLGISGPLLSHYMNGIRKPSEENMKKLAQHLSADIYDILGLQKPDAKLQFISRNWNRLSVQQQQSLIEGMERYLEKQKGQERKK
- a CDS encoding SH3 domain-containing protein: MKKSFWARAFLGILCIVLGFFAGIYWEAAARIFPEAEIICGPGNLPAAYWRLDSSLREFDDVRQLAINVPRVEISNQIREMQSIRRGVEELVVPSCLGELKRLETVYMDRVIDILLGFVGGAESSLVLQGLEGTSEMRAQVEEEMILLRGSTLTPSPTSFELSQVIPVTGTKATSVAVATETPLIIYAHVSHSGGVNLRQGPGVNYTFWTILQPGVEVLVLGASQDHEWLLVQTLDVEPEIGWVFLPLMSLPVEVQTLPLAIQD